One Methanolinea sp. DNA window includes the following coding sequences:
- a CDS encoding PRC-barrel domain-containing protein: MRTQITDLFGLNIYTEKSVFVGEVEDVLIDIEGKKMDSLLVGKLNQDLLDIKNYKGIKIPFRMIRSIGDIVIIRHLPGAFKKGEAPAEAPR; this comes from the coding sequence ATGAGAACCCAGATCACCGATTTATTCGGCCTGAATATCTACACGGAAAAGAGCGTCTTCGTGGGGGAGGTAGAGGATGTCCTCATCGACATAGAGGGGAAGAAGATGGATTCGCTCCTCGTGGGCAAGCTCAACCAGGACCTCCTGGACATCAAGAACTACAAGGGCATCAAGATACCGTTCCGGATGATCAGGAGCATAGGGGACATCGTCATCATCCGCCACCTCCCCGGGGCATTCAAGAAGGGCGAGGCGCCGGCCGAAGCGCCGCGGTGA
- a CDS encoding tRNA(His) guanylyltransferase Thg1 family protein, translating into MRQRELYSNLVAVPPVFVRLDGRAFHRLAETWGLQRPFDERFGNAMARVGELLVSQSGLSPELAYIFSDEINLYFSHLPYSGRVEKIDSVTASFAASALTIEMGSRQPVSFDARIVHVTPAIAQEYLIQRQAEAWRNHMNAYCQHILVEEGMTRKEAASFLKGKAAPEMHELAFSRGLNLAATPAWQRRGILVMKRARRVEGFNPREGRVVESYRSEVVTERDLPVFSSAEGRALLASILPGP; encoded by the coding sequence ATGCGGCAGAGGGAACTCTACTCGAACCTCGTCGCCGTCCCCCCGGTCTTCGTCAGGCTCGACGGCCGCGCCTTCCACAGGCTCGCGGAGACGTGGGGTCTCCAGCGTCCCTTCGACGAGCGGTTCGGCAACGCGATGGCGAGGGTGGGGGAGCTCCTCGTTTCGCAGAGCGGGCTATCCCCGGAGCTCGCCTACATCTTCTCCGACGAGATCAACCTCTACTTCTCCCACCTCCCCTACAGCGGGCGCGTCGAGAAGATCGACTCGGTCACCGCGTCCTTTGCCGCGAGTGCCCTCACGATAGAGATGGGGAGCCGGCAGCCCGTCTCGTTCGATGCCCGCATCGTCCACGTCACGCCGGCGATTGCGCAGGAATACCTCATCCAGAGGCAGGCCGAGGCGTGGAGGAACCACATGAACGCCTACTGCCAGCACATCCTCGTGGAGGAGGGGATGACGAGGAAGGAAGCCGCGTCATTCCTCAAGGGCAAGGCCGCACCCGAGATGCACGAGCTCGCATTCTCGAGGGGACTGAACCTCGCCGCGACACCCGCGTGGCAGCGGAGGGGGATTCTCGTCATGAAGAGGGCAAGGAGGGTGGAAGGGTTCAACCCGAGGGAGGGGAGGGTCGTGGAGAGCTACCGGAGCGAGGTGGTCACCGAGAGGGACCTGCCGGTCTTCTCATCCGCGGAGGGGCGCGCGCTCCTCGCCTCGATCCTGCCGGGCCCGTGA
- the ileS gene encoding isoleucine--tRNA ligase: MKEEKSSFHAGEIEEEVQAFWKENNIFRRVEEMRRGGKEFFFVDGPPYTTGHIHLGTAWNKIIKDCILRYRRMCGWNVIARAGYDMHGLPIEVRVEQKLGFSSKKDIERFGIGPFIQHCREFAAANKDIMSRQFMRLGAWLDFDDPYQTMHPGYIEAAWWTLKRADEEGMLERGYRVVNWCPRCATAIADAEVEYWDESDPSIFVKFPVEGRGCEYIVIWTTTPWTLPANVAVAVNPGLSYARVEAEKDGQREVLWIGEGLVESVLKKGRYQRYSVLETRPGTAMGDLSYSSPLGDQVPAQKGIAHRVVTADFVAPENTGIVHIAPGHGWDDYVLGCREGLPILCPVDAHGKFTEEGGKYAALFVKEADPVIMADLGHNLLAREKVTHRYGHCWRCKTPIIFRATEQWFLKASEIRDKMLDEVARVTWYPEWAGSARFHDWIKEARDWCISRQRYWGIPIPIWTCGSCGKYRVVGTFRELEEASGTPISDPHRPWVDEVVIPCACGGTMRRVEDIFDVWFDSAVASWATLGFPARREDFERLWPADFITEGQDQTRGWFYSQLGASVIAFGRAPYRSVLMHGFALDAEGRKMSKSLGNVVTPEEVIKAYGADVLRLYVLSQNAPWEDLRFNWEGVKNTARAINIFWNVYRFPLPYMILDGFSPAAPAGAYDGHYVRENFTSMAPLDRWIVSRVNSLASQVTAGITSCELHRASRALVQFILEDLSRWYIQLVRERMWAEGTSREKTDAYETVYYVMRALLSLSAPFIPHVAEAMYRNLRLPGDPESVHMLDWTGGDPALVDGELEEMMEVARSFDDACANARQAGKRKLRWPVRECVVATENERVATAIEALLPICRERANARAVRVVRGRWDRVGWKAEPVMKALGPAFGKNAPRVRDAIAAADGNVLKAELEARGTAVVSAGGETFEVHPGQVTFTEVLPPGVYPAPMEGGTVYVDTTLSEDLEAEGYAREIIRRYQEMRRQLNLAVEEYVHARALIADERICRLVAATWKKGIMDEVRAASLEISCGVHDVASGMDLCTDWDVEGVKMTLALSRARQDRGEERAPLRG; encoded by the coding sequence ATGAAGGAAGAGAAGAGTAGTTTCCACGCGGGCGAGATCGAGGAGGAAGTCCAGGCATTCTGGAAGGAGAACAACATCTTCCGGCGTGTCGAGGAGATGCGCAGGGGAGGCAAGGAATTTTTCTTCGTGGACGGACCTCCCTACACGACGGGGCACATTCACCTCGGGACCGCGTGGAACAAGATCATAAAGGATTGCATCCTGCGGTACCGCAGGATGTGCGGCTGGAACGTGATCGCGCGGGCCGGGTACGACATGCACGGGTTGCCCATCGAGGTGAGGGTCGAGCAGAAACTCGGTTTCTCCTCGAAAAAAGACATCGAGCGTTTCGGGATCGGCCCCTTCATCCAGCACTGCAGGGAATTTGCCGCGGCGAACAAGGACATCATGAGCAGGCAGTTCATGCGGCTGGGCGCGTGGCTCGACTTCGACGACCCGTACCAGACGATGCACCCCGGCTACATCGAGGCCGCGTGGTGGACGCTCAAGAGGGCAGACGAGGAAGGGATGCTCGAGCGCGGGTACAGGGTCGTGAACTGGTGCCCGCGGTGCGCGACGGCGATCGCGGATGCGGAGGTCGAGTACTGGGACGAGTCTGACCCTTCCATCTTCGTGAAATTCCCGGTCGAGGGGCGGGGCTGCGAGTACATCGTCATATGGACGACGACGCCGTGGACGCTCCCCGCGAACGTCGCGGTCGCGGTCAACCCGGGACTGTCGTACGCGAGGGTCGAAGCGGAAAAAGACGGGCAGAGGGAGGTCCTCTGGATCGGGGAGGGACTCGTCGAGAGCGTGCTCAAGAAGGGCAGGTACCAAAGGTACTCTGTCCTCGAGACGCGGCCGGGAACGGCAATGGGGGACCTCTCTTATTCCTCCCCCCTCGGGGATCAGGTCCCCGCCCAGAAGGGGATAGCCCACAGGGTGGTCACGGCCGATTTCGTCGCCCCCGAGAACACGGGTATCGTCCACATCGCGCCGGGGCACGGGTGGGACGACTACGTCCTCGGGTGCAGGGAAGGCCTCCCCATCCTCTGCCCCGTGGACGCCCACGGGAAGTTCACCGAGGAGGGGGGAAAGTACGCGGCGCTCTTCGTGAAGGAGGCGGATCCCGTCATCATGGCCGACCTCGGCCATAACCTCCTCGCGCGCGAGAAGGTCACCCACCGGTACGGGCACTGCTGGCGGTGCAAGACCCCCATCATCTTCAGGGCGACGGAACAGTGGTTCCTGAAGGCATCGGAGATCAGGGACAAGATGCTCGACGAGGTCGCGCGGGTGACCTGGTACCCCGAGTGGGCAGGGAGCGCGAGGTTCCACGACTGGATCAAGGAGGCGAGGGACTGGTGCATCTCGCGCCAGCGGTACTGGGGCATTCCCATCCCGATATGGACGTGCGGGTCGTGCGGGAAGTACCGCGTGGTCGGGACCTTCCGGGAGCTCGAGGAGGCGAGCGGGACCCCCATTTCCGACCCGCACCGCCCGTGGGTGGACGAGGTGGTGATCCCGTGCGCGTGCGGCGGCACGATGCGCCGCGTCGAGGACATCTTCGACGTGTGGTTCGACTCGGCCGTGGCCTCGTGGGCAACGCTCGGATTCCCCGCGAGGAGGGAAGATTTCGAGCGCCTCTGGCCAGCCGATTTCATCACCGAAGGGCAGGACCAGACGCGCGGCTGGTTCTACAGTCAGCTGGGCGCGAGCGTGATCGCGTTCGGCCGGGCCCCGTACCGGAGCGTCCTCATGCACGGCTTCGCGCTGGATGCCGAGGGGCGGAAGATGAGCAAGAGCCTCGGGAACGTCGTCACCCCCGAGGAGGTGATAAAGGCGTACGGGGCGGACGTCCTGCGCCTCTACGTCCTCTCGCAGAACGCGCCGTGGGAAGACCTCAGGTTCAACTGGGAGGGCGTGAAGAACACCGCGCGGGCCATCAACATCTTCTGGAACGTCTACCGGTTCCCCCTCCCCTACATGATCCTCGACGGGTTCTCGCCGGCCGCGCCGGCGGGTGCTTACGACGGGCACTACGTGAGGGAGAATTTCACGTCGATGGCTCCCCTCGACAGGTGGATCGTCTCGAGGGTCAATTCCCTCGCGTCGCAGGTCACGGCGGGAATCACCTCCTGCGAACTCCACCGGGCATCGCGCGCACTCGTCCAGTTCATCCTCGAGGATCTCTCGCGCTGGTACATCCAGCTCGTGAGGGAGAGGATGTGGGCGGAAGGAACGTCACGCGAGAAGACCGACGCGTACGAGACGGTGTACTACGTGATGCGCGCCCTCCTCTCCCTCTCCGCGCCCTTCATCCCCCACGTCGCGGAGGCGATGTACCGGAACCTGCGGCTCCCGGGGGATCCCGAGAGCGTCCACATGCTCGACTGGACCGGCGGGGACCCCGCGCTCGTCGACGGGGAACTCGAGGAGATGATGGAGGTCGCCCGGTCATTTGACGACGCGTGTGCGAACGCGCGGCAGGCGGGGAAGAGGAAGCTCCGCTGGCCCGTGCGCGAGTGCGTCGTCGCGACCGAGAACGAGCGGGTGGCCACCGCGATCGAGGCGCTCCTGCCAATCTGCCGGGAGAGGGCGAATGCACGCGCAGTCAGGGTCGTGAGGGGGAGGTGGGACAGGGTCGGGTGGAAGGCAGAACCCGTCATGAAGGCACTGGGACCGGCGTTCGGGAAGAATGCGCCGCGCGTGCGCGACGCGATCGCCGCGGCAGACGGGAACGTCCTGAAGGCAGAACTCGAGGCGAGGGGCACGGCGGTCGTCTCCGCCGGCGGGGAGACCTTCGAGGTGCATCCCGGGCAGGTCACGTTCACCGAGGTCCTGCCGCCGGGCGTCTACCCGGCCCCCATGGAGGGGGGGACCGTGTATGTCGACACGACGCTCTCCGAGGATCTCGAGGCCGAGGGGTACGCCCGCGAGATAATCAGGAGGTACCAGGAGATGCGCCGGCAGCTCAACCTCGCCGTGGAGGAATACGTCCACGCGCGTGCCCTCATCGCCGACGAGAGGATCTGCAGGCTGGTCGCGGCCACGTGGAAGAAGGGCATCATGGACGAGGTCAGGGCCGCGTCGCTCGAGATCTCGTGCGGGGTGCACGACGTCGCCTCAGGGATGGACCTGTGCACGGACTGGGACGTCGAGGGGGTAAAGATGACCCTCGCCCTCTCACGGGCCCGGCAGGATCGAGGCGAGGAGCGCGCGCCCCTCCGCGGATGA